The genomic segment AAAGTTTCAAGCGTGCTACCAGAATAAATCGTGATATGAACGCCAAGACGCTTCAACCTGTATACGATCTCGGCGACGGAACCCGGTTGGTCGAATGGTTCCCCGCCAAGAATTGTTACGCCATCATGGCCGTACCTGTTTAGCATAACTTCTTCAACAACTGACGAGACACTGACCAAACGTCCGTTCTGCCTAGAATGTGTTTCCGGAACGTAGCATCCAGGACAACAGAATCGAACACCCCGCAACCCGAACTACGCTTCTTCTACCAGGCCCATCAACGACCGAAGTGTGATATATCGATGCAGCCAGATTGACACGATTGTCATTGCAAGTGGATGCAGTTGACAGTGGAAGTTTAGCATCTTTTTGGAGCGGCTTTCCACCGTTCATTCTGGGAGAAATTAACAAGGTCATGTCTTGAGTTGGTGGGTACCTCAAGGTAGATACCTGATACTACTTCGGTCGTGAGTTTCCCGCTGTCTGGTTTTAAGTATGAAGGCGTCTCTTTGCTCATTTTCGTTTGCGGTCGGTTTGCATCTCGGCGTGACGAATACTCTTGCTTTACCCAGTTTCACCGGTAGGATCACTT from the Acidobacteriota bacterium genome contains:
- a CDS encoding radical SAM protein, whose protein sequence is MRGVRFCCPGCYVPETHSRQNGRLVSVSSVVEEVMLNRYGHDGVTILGGEPFDQPGSVAEIVYRLKRLGVHITIYSGSTLETLNGQNDSNLHYILTHIDLLIDGPFIRELADTVSEYRGSRNQRQISQLTRLG